Part of the candidate division TA06 bacterium genome, CATGTGTGCCCGTTGTGGGTTAGAATGCCCCAGGAAAATTGCCGGTCAGTTCCTTGCAAAAAGGGCTATACGCCAAGAGTGTTTGAAGTATACGTCCTATAAGGCCAAATACCACATAGACTTGGCCACGACAAATTCTTCATACGCGGGTGATTCCAACGCTCAGGCACAGTTCTTGCCAAGTGTGGGAAGCGAGTTCGGTGGGAGAAAATGGAGAAATACTGTGGCCATAAATGTTCTTGTTGTAGACGACGAGGAGGACCTGAGGGGCCTTTTGGTCGATGCTTTGTGTGGCAACGGCTACTGCGCAAGCAGTGCAAAGGACGGGAGAGAAGCCCTGGAGATGCTGAGATTTCTCGCCTATGATATGGTAGTCCTGGATTTCCATATGC contains:
- a CDS encoding response regulator, giving the protein MQENDFMCARCGLECPRKIAGQFLAKRAIRQECLKYTSYKAKYHIDLATTNSSYAGDSNAQAQFLPSVGSEFGGRKWRNTVAINVLVVDDEEDLRGLLVDALCGNGYCASSAKDGREALEMLRFLAYDMVVLDFHMPGMDGLKLMSHIKCLYPETLTILMTAEALPELALEARRRGAFDVIFKPFKYTQLLSV